In Sediminitomix flava, the genomic stretch AAACCTATTTTGCAAGGCTTTTTTATAGAAAAAGAAACCACTCAAAAATATTTCGAGTGGTTTACTAATCAGATTATTCTCAACCTTATTAATATTATTTTTAGACTTATAAAACAGTTGGCGATTCCTCAACAGAAATATTTACACCATCCAGTTTTAATGTATTTTGAGTCGATACTTTGATAACTCCTTTCGCACTTGTAAAAATATTCTTCGCCAACTTGCTTGTAGACACAAAACTTCCCCACACCATCATTTCACCATCTACATAAACTTCACCATGATCATTGAGGTAGTAATTATCTCCTACCATAAATTTCCCGTGCTTTGATATATCTACAACTGCTTTCTGCTTGTGATGAATATGCTGTTTTACTTTCATTTCTCCGTAGACAATGAAGTTAGAATGTCCGAATAGGTCTAGACTCTCTCCTACTTCAAACTTTCCTACAATCTCTCCTATACTATTCTTTGAAAAACTAGCCGACTTAGCTAAGGCTAAATGCCCACTTTCAATCACATGAATTTTAGATTTCCCAGAAACATCTAAACTACCTTTACCATCTAAAAGACCTGAAATTTCTAGGCTACTGTAGTGAGTCAATTCTATTTTCGATTTCACCTCTAGTTTTGCTTTTTCAGAAATTGAAAACTTATGGTTCGACTCATTATTTAATAATAGATTATTGAAGAATGCCTCCCCTTCTATATTCACTTCAGCCAAAGATTCCGTTCTGAAATCTTTCTTTACTTCTAGCACTCCTCTTCCTCTATAAAAGCTAAAATCTTTGAGTATTATACTTCCATTTATTTCTATTTTTCCTTCATTTTTAATTGTACTATTTCCCTCTAATACTACAGATTCTTTCCCTTCGCTCAAAACACGTATAGAAGCTCCCTCATCTAAGTTTAGAAGTGCATTGGTACACATTACGATCTTTTCTCGAACGGTCAGTATAACCCCTGAAGGAATATTCAGTGTGCCTTTTTGAATAATCAAAGTTTTAAAGGTTCCACTCGTATCTAGTGTTTTAGCATTCTTAATTGTTAAGACCTCTTCACTTGTATCTTTTCCAGCATCTTCAACTTTCGGGGCAATACGATTCTGTCCTACTATGCTAAAAGATATCAAACATAGTAAGCTTATCGCTATCAGACCTTTTTTCATGATAATAGGTTTTTAGTAGTTGTTTCTTGATTATTTCGAAGTCTGTTTGATACTTTAAATACTATTTATTACGCTCTCCGTTGTAAATTTTTTGGTAGTGTTCTTTTAGCTTTTCAAGCTGTTTTTCAGTGGGTTTTTCTTCATTAATCACATTCGGATAAAACGTTGCACCAGAGTGTGTATCCAAATAATACAGTAATGAAGGTACTAGCCAACAAATCCCTGCCCACATGATATATGATGATATTTCCATAAATCGCTTCTTTTAGTGTACAATGATTTTCTCATACTGTATTCCGTTATCATTCGATATTTTGAGGAAATACATACCTTGTATCAGATGATCTACAGAAATTTCCCAAGCATGAGGAGTACTTGACACCTCTCCTACTTTCAGTTGATTACCTATCTCATCATAAAGCATAAAATCATAATTGCTGGCTAAAGATGTCCGATTATCTTTTGAAATGAAGATATGGCTAGCAGCAGGATGCAAACTATTCGTTAACTTCTCTCTCATATCATTCAAAACAGTAATAGGATCTGAGTATGAGCAAGAGCCATCTTTTGCGGTTTGCTTTAATCTGTAGAAGTTCTTTCCTAGAGCAGGAAAATCATCTTGGAAAAAATAATATTGAATGGCATTCGAGCTTCCTGATGCATCCACTTTGAATAAGGATTCATAGTGTTCTCCGTCCAACGACTTCTGAATATCGAATGATTCACTATTAGTTTCTTCCTTTGTTTCCCATTCGATGATAGCAGAACCGCTTTCCATCCAGACTTTAAAAGAAATCAGATTCGTCGATAAAGTGTAGGTCACTTTATTCGGTAAAATCATAGAACCAAAACGTGAAGAACAGTCTTCTTCAGCGTATTCTATATCTGTCTTCTTACTTTTTTCAGCAAAGACAGATAAATGGCAGCAACAAAAAAATAAAAATACCCAAGAGTAAATTTTCAGCATTATGATAGTAGGTTAAGTAAATTAGGTTAAATCTCCGTTAGGAATGTAATTAGGTTTCAGTCATCAAACAGAGGTGCTATGGAATGGGTTCTAGATACTTCTGTGAGCTATCGTAAGGTATAAGCTATTGAAGAAGCTATTCTCAACTAAATAATGAACTTTTTATGCAATTCATACGAGCTAAAAAAAGGATATAAAAAAAGGTCTTGGCACCTAAGCGTACCAAGACCTTTATTTCTTAACTCTTTTACCTTATACAAAAGCAAAAAATGCTAGCCATGTAAGGAATAAGATTGGTAATAAGATTGGCAACGAATATCTAACGATATAACCGAAGAACGAAGGCATCTCAATACCAATTTGCTCTGCAATAGATTTCACCATAAAGTTAGGTCCATTACCGATATATGTCATAGCTCCGAAGAATACCGCAGATACTGAAATTGCTCTCAACTCAATAATTGCTTCAATTCCTCCGAATTGCTGTGCTCCTTCTGTAAAGGCAACTACATCTTGAAGATTACCAATATCTCCACCTTTAGCTGCAAGCGCTGCAGTAAAGAAGTTCAGATAAGTTGGTGCGTTATCCAAGATACCTGATAGTGTACCTGTACCCCAATAAAGTGTATTGTGCGTGATTAGAGCGGCTCCTTCAGGAGATGCTGCAAATGAGGCTACCAATTCTAAAGCGGGCATCATTGTACCGAAAATACCTACGAAAATGAATGCAACTTCTCTAATTGGCTCAAAGTTGAAATCATTTCCTTCAATTGCTCTTTTATCAGCCAATGTAAAAGAGAAGTAAGCAACACTAAGCATGATTAGCTCTCTGATGAAAGAGAAACCAGTCAAATACGTTCCAGCTTCTTTAGCCGCAGGGATTGTAGAAATACCCAAACTTCCGTCTGTGTGCTCAATTACTGCAGGTACCCAATTCAATTTTGCAGGGTCAATGAAAATAGCCACAATCACAAGAACCAACCACAAAAAGTTTTTCGCTCCTGTAAAGCTAATTTTATTCGTATACTCAGCATTTGAATTATCTTCAATCAGGTCACCTTCTTTTGCTCCTTGTCTTTTATCTACAAAGAAGAATAAAATAGCCAACAAGCCAATTCCAAATACCCACGGCGTGAAACTGTGCTCTAATGTCCATTCGAACGGTACTCCTTTCAAGAAACCTAAGAATAGTGGAGGGTCTCCAATTGGAGTCAAAGCTCCACCCACGTTACTTACCATGAAGATAAAGAAGATGATATGGTAAGCAGAAATACGTCCTTTGTTCAAACGAATGAATGGACGAATCAAAAGCATAGAGGCACCTGTAGTACCAATAATATTTGAAATAATAGCTCCAATAACCAATAGTACCGTATTTGCGAGTGGTGTCCCTTTACGGTCTATATTGATCATGATACCCCCTGAGGCAATATACAATGCCGACAATAGTGAGATAAATTGGAAGTACTCAAAGAAAGCGTGTAATGGCGCAGCGTGATTGTGTAGCCCGAAAAGGTAATACACAACTACAACTAGGGCCAAGCCTATAGCTACTTTAGGATAGTTATGATGCCAGAACTTTTCATAAA encodes the following:
- a CDS encoding T9SS type A sorting domain-containing protein; this translates as MLKIYSWVFLFFCCCHLSVFAEKSKKTDIEYAEEDCSSRFGSMILPNKVTYTLSTNLISFKVWMESGSAIIEWETKEETNSESFDIQKSLDGEHYESLFKVDASGSSNAIQYYFFQDDFPALGKNFYRLKQTAKDGSCSYSDPITVLNDMREKLTNSLHPAASHIFISKDNRTSLASNYDFMLYDEIGNQLKVGEVSSTPHAWEISVDHLIQGMYFLKISNDNGIQYEKIIVH
- a CDS encoding sodium:proton antiporter; the encoded protein is MSASAVEAGGHGAPASPFSVIPFVILLTMIATGPLFYEKFWHHNYPKVAIGLALVVVVYYLFGLHNHAAPLHAFFEYFQFISLLSALYIASGGIMINIDRKGTPLANTVLLVIGAIISNIIGTTGASMLLIRPFIRLNKGRISAYHIIFFIFMVSNVGGALTPIGDPPLFLGFLKGVPFEWTLEHSFTPWVFGIGLLAILFFFVDKRQGAKEGDLIEDNSNAEYTNKISFTGAKNFLWLVLVIVAIFIDPAKLNWVPAVIEHTDGSLGISTIPAAKEAGTYLTGFSFIRELIMLSVAYFSFTLADKRAIEGNDFNFEPIREVAFIFVGIFGTMMPALELVASFAASPEGAALITHNTLYWGTGTLSGILDNAPTYLNFFTAALAAKGGDIGNLQDVVAFTEGAQQFGGIEAIIELRAISVSAVFFGAMTYIGNGPNFMVKSIAEQIGIEMPSFFGYIVRYSLPILLPILFLTWLAFFAFV